From Leptolyngbya sp. 'hensonii':
GGTTACGAGGCTGAGATTAATTCCTACCTCGACAGCGATGAGTATCAGGCCAACTTTGGTGAAAACACCGTTCCCTCCTACCAGGGTAGTCAGACTCAAACTGGGATCAAAAATGTTGGATTTAATCGTACATTTGCTCTGGTACGGGGTTTTGCGGCCAACGACATCGGCACCTCTGCCAAGCTGATCAGCGATATTGCTGGCAATCTCCCAACCAAAATCGCTGCACCTGCAGGGGGTTCAGGCACCTACAGCAACACAGGCAAGCGTTTCCGGGTCACGGTTACGAAGGCCAGTTATGGTCCTCGGGTCACCCAGAGTGCTGCCACTTTTGAAGTGGGCTACAACCAACTGTCCCAGAAAATTCAGAATATCCAGAAAACTGGGGGCAAAATTCTCAGCATTACTGAAGTAGCGTAGCAATAGCCTAGAGTGGTAAGGGATGCAGGGCTTATCATTGCCCTGCTAGTCCAACATAATCACCCTATATATAAGGTGCAAAATTATGGCGGCTACTGGATATGACGATCTCATACTGGTGGTTGAAGTCGCTGGTTTACAACAGCCAGCCTTACTGCCAGTGAGCAATTTCACATTCAAAGTTCCTTATCGTTCGCTCGCTCGCACCCTTGAGTCCATTCGTCGCAGGCAGGGGAAAGTCGTTAACATCACTGTTTTGTCTTCCTCGATTGCCGAGCCTGTTCCTGCTCCTGACCTGTCAGGCGCTCAGCCTTTTTCTACAGCTCCAGAGAGGGCAACCATCCTATCGGCTGGACCTTCGATCAGTGAAGTCCCCCCACCTACGACGGAAAACAATGTCCCACAACCTTCAGAGGTAGCAACTCTGGGAGCCTCGGTTTCAGCATCAGAACTCACACTTGAGTCTGAACCTATCCAGTCGTCTCCACCCGGATCCTCTTCTGAGGCGGAAGACGTTGCCTCCTCTGGGGCTGACAACCTGATTGCTACGCCACCTCCCTCGGATCACTCCGAAGGGGAGGTCAGTGACACAACCCCGGCATCGACAACTGCTGAGCCCCCGGCATTAAGCCAGTTCCTGGGAAGGTTTGGCCTGAATGAATTTTTTGCCAAATTCAAACCCAGTAAGGACAGCGATTCCGACGAAAAACCAGATTCCTGATGGACATAATCAACTTTGTTGAACGATCGATTGGGCGCTGGCGATCGCAACGCAGCGCCCATCATCTCGCTTTCCGCCATTTTGAAGCGGTTGAATCGGTCATTGATATCGTAGCCCTGGCCCTGGATGACCCGGCAGTACTTGACCTCTGCCATGCCTACAATGTAGACCCAGCAACAGCCGTCTCTCCCTTTCGGATGAGTTGGGAAGGGCAATCTGACTGGGATGAAAGTGCGGCCATGCAGGGAACCTGTGTCTTGATTCCCATTCCCGATCCGAACTCTGCCGCCAATCGTGGCAAGCTGCTTCGCGATCAGGGATACGCCGAGGAGATCGCCGCTGTGGGGGACTACCATCTCACAGCGGATGGCACCTTTGTTTTGGTGACAGCCTACGATCGAGCGGCAGCTGAAGAGAAAATCTGGTTTGTGAATCCCAATGTCCGTTGCCGGGTCTCTCTGATCAAAACCAGTGCAGGCACCGGGGTTGTCACTGCATCATTTTCTTCCGAAATTCGACAGGAGATCAAAAACTGAGCTTACTCAGGATGAATTAAAATTTCAGATTTTAACGGGCTCCAGCTCAACCGTATTTTGATGATTTGAACTTTTTGATTTGACACCTAGGTTTTCCGATCTTCAATGCAGTCATTCCCACGGCCATGATGACTACTCCGTCCGATCCTGCTGAAGTCAAATCGAGTGATTTATTCACCCTGGCCCATTGGATGGCAGGGGGATTTAGCAACTATAAACAGGCTTTTGAAAACCCTAAAAATTACGCCCATATCCACGTTTTCTTTCGTCCGTTACCCTTTGAGTTTTTCTCTGGAATCGGCTTCTATTCAGAACAGGTTTATGACTACGATCTGTGGAGTCCCTATCGCCAGGGCGTCCATCGTCTGGTGGACCAGGGGGATCAGATTTACATAGAAAACTATGGCCTGAAAGAGGCTTTTCTCTATGCCGGTGCTGCCCGTGAATTAGAGATTTTAAACACCCTTACGATCGACAAGATTGAGCGACGACACCACTGCGCCATGGTCTTCAAGCGGGAGGGAGATCTATTTCGGGGCATGGTAGAGCCCGGTAATCTTTGCTTAATTGAACGTCACAATTGTCAGACCTATCTGGTTAGCGATGTGGAAATCACAGAAACAACCTGGGTCAGCCTAGATAAAGGTATGGATGTCAATACCCACGAACAGGTATGGGGATCAACCTTTGGACCGTTGCGGTTTGAAAAACGGGAGAATTTTGCCCATGAAGTCCCCAATATCTTATAAAGCTCCCTCAATCGATCTGGAACTGACGGAAGCCAAAATGCTGCCACCTGAGGCTCAAAAAAAGATGCAGTGCTGGATTCGGAGCCGTCATTTAATTTGTTCCGGCAACTTCTTTGTGTTTGAGACCGTGGACTACAGTGCGGTTGATCGTTTTTCTGATTGTGTCACAGCTCTAGGCGGAACAGTGATTTCAGTCGATCCCGTAGACAAAATTTGGATGGGTGGTCATCGCCAGGTGCTCCTATATCGGGCTAAAGCCAGTCTCCATACCCCCTGTCATAGTCTGAAGCAATACTGGCTGAAATATGGTAGCTTTCGAACCCGATTTGACGGGCAGGATTAATAGATGTCTGGCAATTGTTGAGCCAGTTAACAGTTAAGAGTAAATTCGACTGTTTATGGTTTACTTTGTGAAGACTCCTTTGATGGATCAGCGGCTTATTCAAACCTTAAAACTGATTTAAAAGGTGATTTCAACCCATGCTTTCCGCACAGGCGTTGCATCCAACGCCACTTAAAACTTTCTATTCAGGAGATTGTTCAAATGCCTACTACATTTGTGAATCCCGTTGTGAATCCTGCAGCGAATTTGGGCGTTAGTTTATTTGATGAAACAGACCCCGTTTATTTGTGGGAATCTGCTTCAGAAGCAGATATTGAAATAGTCATTCGAGCCGTTTACCGACAGATCCTGGGCAATGCCCACATCATGGAAAGTGAGCGTCTGGCTGTTCCCGAATCCCAACTCAGACAGCGAGAATTCACCGTCCGGGAATTTGTCCGCCAGGTTGCCAAGTCAGAGTTATACCGATCTCGTTTTTTTGACCCCTGCTCCCGCTATCGGGCGATCGAGCTCAATTTCAAACATTTACTCGGTCGGGCTCCCCATCACTTTGAAGAGATGCGTCATCACAGCGCCATCCTCGATCAGGCAGGGTTTGCAGCCGATATCGATTCCTATATCGACAGTGATGAGTATCAGACTGCTTTTGGTGAGAACATTGTGCCCTATTGCCGGGGTTACAAAACCCAGGCCGGACAACCGATGCTGGAGTTCACCAATATGCTGCAACTGCTGGGGGGAGCCTGCAGTAGCGATAAAGACCTGACCTCTGGCAATAAGGCTCGCCTGACCCGAGCGCTGATTCTCAACCGGGCCTATGGGATTGAGCCAAGTCGAAGTGGCAACGATATCCTGTCGGAAGTCTTCGGCAGCGGAGCCCAACCGAGTACAACCTTACCTTTCTCCCAGCCCAGTTCTGGGGCTGAATATGCCCTGCAACAAAAATATCAAGAGCAGGCAACCTTGGTGGCAGCCCTGCAAAGCCAACTGGCTGAGCTGCGTCCCTTTGCCAGCATGGGGTCTGCCATCATCCGCCAGGATCAATTTGCCGGTGATACCTCGATAGCCCCCCTGACTTCTTCTGGTATCCGGGTCGCACCAGCAGGCAGCACCCTGCAGCGTCAGGTCGAAGAACAGGAAGCCCTGATTGCCAGTCTGCAAGAGCAGTTGGCGGAAGCCCGATCGCTGGCAGCGATCGGAGAAGCTCGTTTGAATAAGTGGCGACGACGGACCTTCTTTTAGGAGTCAATGATCATGAATCCAGGTGTAATCGCGGCGATCGTCTATGGCATCCTTGCCATTGTGGGCGGCATCATGGGTTACGTTCAGGCAAAAAGTAAGATTTCTCTCTTGGCTGGTTGTGGCTGTGGCCTGCTGTTACTGGTAAGTGCCCTCTTGCAATTTCAAGGTCAATCCTGGGGACTTATCTTTGCCGTAGCGGTGACCCTCATTCTGTTACTGGCATTTGTGATGCGATGGATCAAAACCCGCAAGTTTATGCCTGCCGGATTGATGCTGATTCTGGGCATTCCAGCGCTGGGAGTTATGATTAGCCAGATGGGGATCCTCACAGCACTCAAATGAAAACCTACACCGGCCAATGTGACGTCAGGGGCGATCGTCTTGATCGCGTTCTGGCAGAACAGTTGCCTGACCTGTCCCGCTCCCGCTTACAAAAGCTGATTGAGCAGGGGCAGGTGCGGGTGAATGGGCAGGTCTGCACCTCAAAGAAAGCGTCCATCGCGGTGGGTGATCAACTTCAGGTCATTCTGCCAGACGCAGAACCTCTGGATGTCCAGGCGGAAGCGATTCCCCTGGACATTCTCTATGAAGATGAATCCCTCCTGATTCTCAATAAGCCTGTCGGCCTAGTCGTGCATCCAGCACCAGGGCATGCCACCGGTACCTTAGTCAATGCCCTCTTGGCCCACTGTCCTAACCTGCCGGGCATCGGTGGTATTCAACGACCGGGCATTGTTCATCGCCTGGATAAGGACACTAGTGGAGCTCTGGTGGTGGCAAAAACAGACCAGGCCCACCAACATCTCCAGGCGCAACTCAAGGCTAAAACTGCCGGTCGAGCGTATCTGGGCCTGGTCTATGGGGCACCGGCAACAGTCCAAGGAACAATCCAGGCACCGATCGGACGCCATCCCGTCGATCGCAAGAAGATGGCGGTGGTGCCGGTGGAGAAAGGGGGACGAAATGCCGTCACCCACTGGCAAATCCAGGAACGGTTGGGCAATTACACCCTGCTTTACTTTCGCCTGGAAACCGGGCGCACCCATCAGATCAGAGTGCACGCTGCCCACATCGGTCATCCGATCGTGGGCGATCCTATTTATAGTTCTGGCCGCTCTGGATCACTGCACTGGAAAGGTCAGGCCCTGCATGCCTGGAAACTCAGGTTGCAACACCCGGTTTCAGGGGACTGGATCGAGGTGGTCGCTCCCCCGCCCGATCGTTTCTTCAACCTGCTCCAACGCCTGAGACGGTCATCAGGAACCTGAAGCAGCCCCATCCTGTGGCAAATCTGGAGCAAGCTCTGGGGTGGTCGTTCCGGCCTTCTCCTGAGCCCGCTGCTCTCGCTTTTTACGATCGGCCTGCAGGATATCTTCCAGCACAATCTGAGCCTGGGCGATCTTCTCCAGATTACTCCGATACAGCTCCAGATCCTTCGTCACCTTATCTTCTGGTAAATGCAGCCCTTCACAGAACTGCTTCAGCAAAGCATTTCTCTGAGCTTCCTCTTTGGTGGCCTCTGGATCGGACAATTCCAGCAGGGAATAGAGGCCGATCGCAAAGAGGCGACTATATTTGAACGGTGTGGTCTGGGCAACCCGTCCCCGTAAAAACTCCCGCAGTTCCGCCGGTTCTCCCAGAAGATCGGGCTGGCTAAATTTCAGGATCAGATCTTTAATCGGAAGCTGCTTGGCCAGCCCCTGGAGTTGCTCTGCGTCCTGGCGATACTGTTGCGGATCTGCTTCTAGAGAGCGACAGAGGGCGCTAAAAATGGAAGCCTTGTCTACCTCCGGACGGTAGAACTGCATGAAGCGATCGAAGGATGAAACAACGCCCAACGCATAGATAGGGTCGTAGCGGTAATCCACATTCACCGATAGCAGGTGCATCTCTACCATCAGTTCATCCACCACCCGACGATAAATGGAATTAATGGGCCGGGTGTGTAAGGTGTAGAAAGCGCGTTTGGTATCTGAAACAGTGCGGGCGTTAGTCACGGCAAATAATTCGACAAGTATTCAGGTGCTGTATCTTTCATTGTCCCGCCTGACGGTGATTTTTGCCAACTGAAATGCAGAGAAGGTAAAATTCAGACCCATCCTGTCCGCCCGGGCGTTGCAGGCAACACCTCTAACCATTCTTCCCACAAGATCCCATACAGAACCAGATCCATGTATTGGCCCCACTTCAGCACGGCCTGTCGGAGATACCCCTCCTGTCGCAT
This genomic window contains:
- a CDS encoding CpeR family transcriptional regulator; this translates as MKSPISYKAPSIDLELTEAKMLPPEAQKKMQCWIRSRHLICSGNFFVFETVDYSAVDRFSDCVTALGGTVISVDPVDKIWMGGHRQVLLYRAKASLHTPCHSLKQYWLKYGSFRTRFDGQD
- a CDS encoding phycobilisome rod-core linker polypeptide, whose protein sequence is MALWVETASVELRPNSTEDDLQAVIRAAYRQVLGNAHVMDSQRLTSAESMLRNGDITVRGFVRAIAQSDLYRTRFFESSSPYRFIELNFKHLLGRAPQDQAEISEHVQLYNTQGYEAEINSYLDSDEYQANFGENTVPSYQGSQTQTGIKNVGFNRTFALVRGFAANDIGTSAKLISDIAGNLPTKIAAPAGGSGTYSNTGKRFRVTVTKASYGPRVTQSAATFEVGYNQLSQKIQNIQKTGGKILSITEVA
- a CDS encoding phycobiliprotein lyase → MDIINFVERSIGRWRSQRSAHHLAFRHFEAVESVIDIVALALDDPAVLDLCHAYNVDPATAVSPFRMSWEGQSDWDESAAMQGTCVLIPIPDPNSAANRGKLLRDQGYAEEIAAVGDYHLTADGTFVLVTAYDRAAAEEKIWFVNPNVRCRVSLIKTSAGTGVVTASFSSEIRQEIKN
- a CDS encoding RluA family pseudouridine synthase, whose translation is MKTYTGQCDVRGDRLDRVLAEQLPDLSRSRLQKLIEQGQVRVNGQVCTSKKASIAVGDQLQVILPDAEPLDVQAEAIPLDILYEDESLLILNKPVGLVVHPAPGHATGTLVNALLAHCPNLPGIGGIQRPGIVHRLDKDTSGALVVAKTDQAHQHLQAQLKAKTAGRAYLGLVYGAPATVQGTIQAPIGRHPVDRKKMAVVPVEKGGRNAVTHWQIQERLGNYTLLYFRLETGRTHQIRVHAAHIGHPIVGDPIYSSGRSGSLHWKGQALHAWKLRLQHPVSGDWIEVVAPPPDRFFNLLQRLRRSSGT
- a CDS encoding phycobilisome linker polypeptide yields the protein MAATGYDDLILVVEVAGLQQPALLPVSNFTFKVPYRSLARTLESIRRRQGKVVNITVLSSSIAEPVPAPDLSGAQPFSTAPERATILSAGPSISEVPPPTTENNVPQPSEVATLGASVSASELTLESEPIQSSPPGSSSEAEDVASSGADNLIATPPPSDHSEGEVSDTTPASTTAEPPALSQFLGRFGLNEFFAKFKPSKDSDSDEKPDS
- the psb29 gene encoding photosystem II biogenesis protein Psp29, which encodes MTNARTVSDTKRAFYTLHTRPINSIYRRVVDELMVEMHLLSVNVDYRYDPIYALGVVSSFDRFMQFYRPEVDKASIFSALCRSLEADPQQYRQDAEQLQGLAKQLPIKDLILKFSQPDLLGEPAELREFLRGRVAQTTPFKYSRLFAIGLYSLLELSDPEATKEEAQRNALLKQFCEGLHLPEDKVTKDLELYRSNLEKIAQAQIVLEDILQADRKKREQRAQEKAGTTTPELAPDLPQDGAASGS
- a CDS encoding chromophore lyase CpcT/CpeT gives rise to the protein MMTTPSDPAEVKSSDLFTLAHWMAGGFSNYKQAFENPKNYAHIHVFFRPLPFEFFSGIGFYSEQVYDYDLWSPYRQGVHRLVDQGDQIYIENYGLKEAFLYAGAARELEILNTLTIDKIERRHHCAMVFKREGDLFRGMVEPGNLCLIERHNCQTYLVSDVEITETTWVSLDKGMDVNTHEQVWGSTFGPLRFEKRENFAHEVPNIL
- a CDS encoding phycobilisome rod-core linker polypeptide — its product is MPTTFVNPVVNPAANLGVSLFDETDPVYLWESASEADIEIVIRAVYRQILGNAHIMESERLAVPESQLRQREFTVREFVRQVAKSELYRSRFFDPCSRYRAIELNFKHLLGRAPHHFEEMRHHSAILDQAGFAADIDSYIDSDEYQTAFGENIVPYCRGYKTQAGQPMLEFTNMLQLLGGACSSDKDLTSGNKARLTRALILNRAYGIEPSRSGNDILSEVFGSGAQPSTTLPFSQPSSGAEYALQQKYQEQATLVAALQSQLAELRPFASMGSAIIRQDQFAGDTSIAPLTSSGIRVAPAGSTLQRQVEEQEALIASLQEQLAEARSLAAIGEARLNKWRRRTFF
- a CDS encoding TMEM14 family protein, which codes for MNPGVIAAIVYGILAIVGGIMGYVQAKSKISLLAGCGCGLLLLVSALLQFQGQSWGLIFAVAVTLILLLAFVMRWIKTRKFMPAGLMLILGIPALGVMISQMGILTALK